TTTTATTCTGAAACATGCTGTATGAAATTACTGATAATCATCTTCTTTTTTTGATTCTACTATCTTTACTTACTTTTATTCCCTTTCATTAGTTCTAACTTTAAAAAGGTTTGAATATATTAATATTTTATCTGTAGTTATTAACTTTTGTTTTTTTCTTGCTCTAATTTTTATATTATTATATTTTATAAATTGTCATAAAAAGTTTGAATTTTATTTTTTGAAACCTCTGTAAGGATTGTTAATTAGAGTAAATTTCTTAAGTATATAAGGTTGAATAATAAGAGTAAAACTTAATCCTATTAAAATTCCGAAAATTATTAATAATGAAATTGATTTAAATAACTTTAAAGAGGAGAATAATAAAACGGAGAAACCAAGTATGAGACCTATACCATTTGCAAGTATTGGTGGTCCTACGTTTATTACAGATTTTTCTGGAGATTTTGTATTTTTTTCATCATTTGCAAGATGAATGGAATAGTCAATGACAAGTCCCATTAGTATACTCGATGTTATTGATGTTGAAACATCAAGATTGATTTTAAAAATAGTCATAAATATGAAATTAAATAGTGATGTAAATCCTATTGGAATTATTACACTTAATGTGATTCTAATTGATTTAAAAATTATAAATACCATAGCAAATATTAATATTCCTGCAAAAATGATTGACTTAATTTGTGCATTTAATATATTTTTATTTATATCATTCCAAATTAGTGCAGAACCAGCAACGTAATATTTGTAAGGTGTTATTTCCTTTAGTATATTTAAAATTTCATCTATATTTTCATATCCTTTTTTTGTTAAGTTAATTATAATTCTAATTTTTGAATTTGAAGATATGTAATACTTTAACAATGGATTATTTTTTGAAAAACTGTAAAGAATTGGTATTGGAATATCAATTGGAAAATTTGTATTAGAGACATATTCAGTATTTTCTAAAGTTTCTAAAATATTTTTAATTTTTTTATTGTCGCTTGCAATAAATGGTGAGTTTTTTTCTAAAACTAAAAATATGGGTTCTCTAAAATTAAAAAATTGCTCCATTATATTATAGGCTTTTCCAATTTTTGAATCTTTTGAGAAATAAGAAATCATATCTGATTTTATTGAAATATTTTTAATTAATAATGGTGATATGATTGCAATTACTATAAAAATAATTAGTAAGGTAAAAGAAATTTTGTCGCCAAAATACTTTATACCAAAATTTATTGGCCTTTTTTTTGGGTTTGTATTTTTAAAAATTTCTTTACTAAAACTGAATATTAATAAAACGTTTATTATAAGACCTATAGATACTAATAATCCTAGCTCCTTAAATGATTCTATATTTACAAATAAAAATGATAAAAATCCTGCAACAGTTGTTAGCATTGAAAATATAATAGGAATTTGAATATGTTTTTTAGTTTTTTCAAAATCTTTGATTCTAAAGTACGCATTATAGTAATGAAGACCATATCCTGAACCAATAATTAATAAAAATGAAAATATCATAACTGTTAATGTGTTTAATGGTCTATTAAATAAAAATATAATGGAAACTGTAAAAATAGAAGAAATTATGGGGGCAAAGACTGAAAAAAAAGCAACTTTAAGTGATTTTGTTTGAAAATAGAAAAAGAACAATATTAGTAATAACATGATAACTGGATAAATATACATTTGCTTTAACAATTCTTTAAAAAGCTCACTATCAATTACTGGCTCACCAAAAAGATAATAATTTTCAAAGAATTTTTTTATATGGTTTTCAATTTTAGTGATGTATTTTCTCGCATCTATATTTTGTTTAAATGTCAAATTTATAATTGAATATTTTCCATCTTTACTGATTAAATTACCTGCGTTTTTATCAGTTAAAATTTCTTTTTGTAGAACATTATCTTTTATGTAGGTTGTTATAGAAAAACCAACAATTTTTGGAAAATTTGCAGGAGATATAATTGTAGATATGTAAGGTTCATTTAATAACTCACTCGTTAGATTTAAAAGTTTTTTTGTATTTTCTTTATTGAAGAAGCCATTATCCGAATAAATAATGACAAATAGTGAATTGCCATCGTTAAAGTCTTTTGAGAGCTTTGCAAAATTTTTAACACTTTCATTGTCAATTTCATTTAATGATTTTCCATACTTAAATCCCGGTAAAAATACATCAGGGCCAGTGTATATTGAACCTTTTATAAAAATTATTACAAGAGATATAATAAAAAATGCTAAAAAAATTATAAATTTTTTCATATTAAATCCCTCCTCGTATAATAAGTTTAGTAAAAAGTATAAATTGGTCATTGAAAAGTAAATAGTGTTATGTAATTTCAAATAGTTAATTTTAACTATTTTGTTTATTATCATACACCTCTGGTAAAATAGTTTTAGGTTTCTCCTCCTTGAGACTTAGGTCTCTTAAATAAGATTGCCTAACTAGAGTGCATCTTTTTACTTGCCGGAAAATGTTTTTCCTCGTATTCTTATATACCGCGAGGTTGTAAAATGTGTACTCAATACCGAGGTGATTTCTATGGCTATTTTAGCTATTGATGTTTCAAAGAGCTCTCTGTCTTTTTACTCTAACTTTATTGGCAAAGGTTTTGTTGATAACTCTCCTCAAGGCATTTTTGACTTGTTTAACAAAGGGCCTGAGGCTTCTTCTGACTTTATTCTTGTTCTTGAATCCACGGTGTTTATTCTTTTGATGTTGCAAATTATTTCTTTCAAAATCATATCCCTGTCTTTTGGGTTAAAACTGACAAAATTGATGCTAAACTCATTTTTGATATTGCTTCTAAATTCCCTGATTCTTTAGTCCCTTTTGTTAATAACTCATATATCATTAGTGAGCTACGTAATCTTACAAGACTTTATTTAAAACTTAACGAAGATATTGCCAGACTAAAACTCAGACTTTATTCATATGGTTCTTTGTACTTCCCAAAACTTGATTTTAAATTGAACAAAACATATGAATCATTGCTTAAAGATTTTACAGTTGAAGAAATTGCTACTATGCCTCTTGAAGAATTATTTGAGTATATAACCAAAGTTTCTAGACACATTGTTTCTTCTAAAGATTTGGCTGAAAAGATTCAATCTCTTGCCAAAAATGCCTTGAGGTTATCTCCTAATCCTTCTAATACTTTAAGGCTTTCTATTGTATCCACTATCGAATTAATCCAACATTATGAAAAGCAAATCAATTTAGTAAAAAAAGAAATAAGTAAATTAATTAAAAGAATTCCAAATACTCTAACTACAGTCAAAGGAATAGGTGATATCACTGCTGCTGGTATAATTGCTGAAATAGGTGATATCAATCGTTTTAGAAATGCTTCAGCTTTAGCTTCGTATGCCGGCCTTGTATGGAACATTAAACAAAGTGGTAACTACAAATCAGAGAATACTCAACTAACCAAAAAAGCAAATAAGTACCTTAGAACATACCTTGGGCAGCAAATTCACTAAGAATATATGATCCAATTTTCAAAGACTATTATCGAAGAAAATATGTTCAAACAACTACACACAAACATATGAGAGCTCTTATTTTAAGTGCAAGAAAGCTGGTAAATTTGG
Above is a window of Thermosipho japonicus DNA encoding:
- a CDS encoding efflux RND transporter permease subunit, encoding MKKFIIFLAFFIISLVIIFIKGSIYTGPDVFLPGFKYGKSLNEIDNESVKNFAKLSKDFNDGNSLFVIIYSDNGFFNKENTKKLLNLTSELLNEPYISTIISPANFPKIVGFSITTYIKDNVLQKEILTDKNAGNLISKDGKYSIINLTFKQNIDARKYITKIENHIKKFFENYYLFGEPVIDSELFKELLKQMYIYPVIMLLLILFFFYFQTKSLKVAFFSVFAPIISSIFTVSIIFLFNRPLNTLTVMIFSFLLIIGSGYGLHYYNAYFRIKDFEKTKKHIQIPIIFSMLTTVAGFLSFLFVNIESFKELGLLVSIGLIINVLLIFSFSKEIFKNTNPKKRPINFGIKYFGDKISFTLLIIFIVIAIISPLLIKNISIKSDMISYFSKDSKIGKAYNIMEQFFNFREPIFLVLEKNSPFIASDNKKIKNILETLENTEYVSNTNFPIDIPIPILYSFSKNNPLLKYYISSNSKIRIIINLTKKGYENIDEILNILKEITPYKYYVAGSALIWNDINKNILNAQIKSIIFAGILIFAMVFIIFKSIRITLSVIIPIGFTSLFNFIFMTIFKINLDVSTSITSSILMGLVIDYSIHLANDEKNTKSPEKSVINVGPPILANGIGLILGFSVLLFSSLKLFKSISLLIIFGILIGLSFTLIIQPYILKKFTLINNPYRGFKK